A single genomic interval of Candidatus Nitrosocosmicus arcticus harbors:
- a CDS encoding acylphosphatase, whose product MTLINYTRVHIFVSGTVQGVYYRQNTAQKAHELCIVGWVRNLSDGRVESIMEGLDVNIDKMLSWCKSGPKDALVTDVKIINEEYKKEFSTFDIVKTL is encoded by the coding sequence TTGACTTTGATAAATTATACTAGAGTCCATATTTTTGTAAGTGGAACGGTACAAGGGGTATATTATCGCCAAAACACTGCACAAAAGGCACATGAGCTATGCATTGTTGGTTGGGTTAGAAATTTATCAGATGGCCGGGTAGAATCTATAATGGAGGGTTTGGATGTCAATATTGATAAAATGCTTAGTTGGTGTAAGTCGGGACCTAAAGATGCCCTAGTGACAGATGTTAAGATTATAAATGAGGAATATAAGAAGGAGTTTTCTACTTTTGATATCGTCAAAACACTTTAG
- the hisF gene encoding imidazole glycerol phosphate synthase subunit HisF — protein MGVAKRIIPCLDVNKGRVVKGINFKELKDAGDPVKLAKQYSDEGADELIFLDITAAEEHRKTMKDIVKNVASVINIPFTVGGGIKTLEDARNLLLSGADRVSINTAAVVDPELIRELMCIFGKQCIVVALDVKRNYDQGGKHFFSSLEKKYWFEIKIFGGKKSTGIDAIEWAKKVEKLGAGEILLTSIDTDGTENGYDIELINSICDKINIPVIASGGCGSVDDILKVYKKTEVDAALAASLFHFNKAKLKEVKKHLEKNNILVRP, from the coding sequence ATGGGAGTGGCAAAAAGAATCATTCCCTGTCTGGATGTAAACAAGGGTAGAGTTGTAAAAGGTATTAACTTTAAGGAGCTGAAAGATGCTGGAGATCCTGTCAAATTAGCCAAACAGTATAGCGACGAAGGCGCCGATGAATTAATATTTTTGGATATTACTGCTGCTGAGGAACATCGCAAAACAATGAAAGATATTGTAAAAAATGTAGCTAGTGTAATAAACATACCATTTACGGTAGGAGGCGGCATAAAGACATTAGAAGATGCACGTAATCTACTACTGAGTGGTGCGGACAGGGTTTCAATAAATACCGCAGCAGTAGTAGATCCGGAATTGATCCGAGAATTGATGTGTATTTTTGGAAAGCAGTGTATAGTAGTTGCCTTAGATGTAAAAAGAAACTATGATCAGGGTGGAAAACATTTTTTTTCATCTTTGGAAAAAAAATATTGGTTTGAAATTAAAATTTTCGGTGGAAAGAAATCTACAGGAATTGATGCGATCGAATGGGCTAAAAAAGTTGAAAAGTTGGGGGCAGGAGAAATACTTTTGACAAGTATAGATACAGACGGGACAGAAAATGGATACGATATTGAATTAATTAATTCGATTTGCGATAAAATAAACATTCCTGTTATAGCCTCAGGAGGATGCGGTTCGGTTGATGATATACTAAAAGTGTATAAAAAAACAGAGGTCGATGCAGCATTGGCAGCATCTCTGTTCCATTTCAATAAGGCAAAGTTAAAAGAGGTTAAAAAACACCTAGAGAAAAATAATATATTAGTAAGACCATAA